Proteins from a single region of Elusimicrobia bacterium HGW-Elusimicrobia-1:
- a CDS encoding (2Fe-2S)-binding protein, whose amino-acid sequence MKIKFELNGKPAEWEIKPGEILLDTLRRLGLKGAKEGCRQGECGCCTVLLDGKPVNSCMIFTAQAASRKLLTIEGLTPAKKKDLSHKKELHPIQQAYLESGAVQCGYCTPAMVLSTKALLDEKPAPTEEEIKKALEGVLCRCTGYSKIIDAVKLSAKKLSAAK is encoded by the coding sequence ATGAAAATCAAATTTGAATTGAACGGCAAACCCGCCGAGTGGGAAATCAAGCCGGGCGAAATTTTGCTCGACACTTTGCGTCGTCTGGGACTCAAAGGCGCCAAAGAGGGCTGCCGCCAGGGCGAATGCGGTTGCTGCACGGTATTGCTCGACGGCAAACCCGTGAATTCCTGTATGATATTCACCGCCCAGGCGGCGTCCAGAAAGCTTCTTACCATAGAAGGTTTGACCCCCGCCAAAAAGAAAGACCTTTCGCATAAAAAAGAGCTTCATCCCATTCAGCAGGCGTATCTTGAATCCGGAGCCGTTCAGTGCGGTTACTGCACGCCCGCCATGGTGCTTTCGACCAAGGCGTTGCTCGACGAAAAACCGGCTCCGACGGAAGAAGAGATAAAAAAAGCTCTCGAAGGAGTGCTTTGCCGCTGCACGGGTTACTCGAAAATCATAGACGCCGTCAAACTTTCGGCCAAGAAACTATCCGCCGCCAAATAA
- a CDS encoding aldehyde oxidase, translating to MENNFKQVNQNVIKVDGVSLVTGGHVYTDDIELRGMLYAAVLWSPHAHARIKRIDVSKAKALPGVEAVLTHHDVPRIPFTTAGQGFPEPSPYDTFILDNKVRFVGDRVAAVAAITPEIAKKAVSLIEVEYEILPAVLDARKAMDKGAPVIHDEKEAVIPIPVHYEPEKNLAAHVDMEVGSVKKGVGEADVVLDYEYETHYATHVPMEPHVVITWLDENARLVIRTSTQVPFHVRRMVSRALDIPVKNIRVIKPRIGGGFGGKQEILIEDLCSALTLKTGKPVRIFYTRKEEFMSARTRHPQIIRLKTGVKKDGTITSVDLNIIMNTGAYGSHALTVLSNSGSKLLPLWKCENVRFWGDTVYTNLPVGGAYRGYGATQSYFAMGIQIDEMAEKIKMDVVDFCLKNHIRTGDGSPVFQALGEGKAGVEQKIGSCGLKECIELGAKEIGWKEKRETYAAERKSPGRYKKGVGMVALMQGSSIPEIDMGAASLKMNEDGSFNMLLGATDLGTGSDTIFAQMVAEVLGIDAHEVIVYSSDTDMTPFDVGAYASSTTYLSGYAVIKAAEKVKEQILKVASEMLEEEWENLTIGDGKVTGKNGSKTLSEIAIYSLYEKNQFQIASHASHITHKSPPPFSAHYAEVEVDTWTGKVRVIKYVAAVDCGTPINPQLAEGQTEGAVMNGLSYALTERYIFDEKGKMLNPSLNYFKIFSTADMPDLKTILVPTYEETGPFGAKSVSEIGINGPMPAISNAIYNAVGVRIRKSPFTPETVLAAIEAKK from the coding sequence ATGGAAAACAATTTTAAGCAGGTAAATCAAAACGTAATCAAAGTCGACGGCGTGTCGCTGGTTACCGGCGGACACGTTTATACCGACGACATAGAACTCCGCGGAATGCTTTACGCCGCGGTGCTCTGGAGCCCGCACGCCCACGCGCGGATAAAAAGAATCGACGTATCCAAAGCCAAAGCGCTTCCCGGCGTCGAGGCCGTGCTGACTCACCACGACGTTCCCCGCATACCTTTCACCACGGCGGGCCAGGGATTTCCCGAGCCGTCGCCGTATGACACATTCATCCTCGACAATAAAGTCCGCTTCGTCGGAGACAGAGTGGCCGCCGTGGCCGCCATTACTCCGGAAATCGCCAAAAAAGCCGTTTCTCTGATAGAAGTGGAATACGAAATTCTCCCCGCTGTGCTTGACGCCCGCAAGGCGATGGACAAAGGCGCTCCGGTCATTCACGACGAGAAAGAGGCCGTGATTCCGATACCGGTTCATTACGAACCCGAAAAAAATCTCGCCGCTCACGTCGATATGGAAGTCGGTTCGGTAAAAAAAGGCGTCGGCGAGGCGGACGTCGTGCTCGATTACGAATACGAGACCCATTACGCCACGCACGTTCCGATGGAGCCGCATGTCGTAATCACCTGGCTCGACGAAAACGCGCGTCTCGTGATAAGAACCAGCACTCAGGTTCCGTTCCACGTGCGCCGCATGGTCTCCCGCGCGCTCGATATCCCCGTCAAAAATATCCGCGTGATAAAGCCCCGCATAGGCGGTGGCTTCGGCGGAAAACAGGAAATCCTTATAGAAGACCTCTGCTCCGCGCTGACCTTAAAAACCGGCAAGCCCGTCAGGATATTTTACACGAGAAAAGAAGAGTTTATGAGCGCGCGCACGAGACATCCGCAGATAATCCGTCTCAAAACCGGAGTCAAAAAAGACGGGACGATAACTTCCGTGGACCTCAATATCATAATGAACACCGGCGCTTACGGCTCGCACGCCCTCACGGTGCTTTCCAACTCCGGCAGCAAACTTTTGCCGCTGTGGAAATGCGAAAACGTGAGATTCTGGGGCGACACGGTGTATACGAACCTTCCCGTCGGCGGAGCGTATCGCGGTTACGGCGCGACGCAGTCGTATTTCGCCATGGGAATCCAGATCGACGAAATGGCCGAAAAAATCAAAATGGACGTCGTCGATTTCTGTCTCAAAAACCACATCCGCACGGGCGACGGCTCGCCGGTATTTCAGGCGCTCGGCGAAGGCAAAGCCGGAGTAGAGCAGAAAATCGGCTCCTGCGGACTTAAAGAATGTATCGAACTCGGAGCCAAGGAAATCGGCTGGAAGGAAAAACGCGAAACATACGCCGCCGAGCGCAAGTCGCCCGGACGTTACAAAAAGGGCGTGGGCATGGTCGCCCTTATGCAGGGGTCGTCGATTCCCGAGATAGATATGGGCGCGGCTTCTCTTAAAATGAACGAGGATGGCTCGTTCAATATGCTGCTCGGCGCGACGGACCTCGGCACGGGTTCCGACACGATATTCGCGCAGATGGTCGCCGAGGTTCTCGGCATAGACGCGCACGAAGTCATCGTTTATTCGTCCGATACGGACATGACGCCGTTCGACGTGGGCGCTTACGCTTCGTCGACGACGTATCTTTCCGGATACGCCGTAATCAAGGCCGCCGAGAAGGTCAAAGAACAGATATTAAAAGTCGCTTCCGAAATGTTAGAGGAAGAATGGGAAAATCTGACCATCGGCGACGGCAAAGTCACCGGCAAAAACGGCTCTAAGACGCTTTCCGAAATAGCGATATATTCGCTCTATGAAAAAAATCAATTTCAAATAGCGTCGCACGCGTCCCACATAACGCATAAGTCGCCTCCGCCGTTTTCGGCGCATTATGCCGAGGTCGAAGTCGATACGTGGACCGGCAAAGTCAGGGTGATAAAATACGTCGCCGCCGTCGATTGCGGCACGCCTATAAATCCCCAACTGGCCGAAGGCCAGACGGAAGGCGCCGTAATGAACGGCCTCAGCTACGCGCTGACCGAGCGTTATATTTTCGACGAGAAAGGCAAAATGCTCAACCCTTCGCTGAATTACTTCAAGATATTCTCTACGGCCGATATGCCCGACCTCAAAACCATTCTGGTGCCGACTTACGAGGAGACGGGGCCCTTCGGCGCCAAGAGTGTTTCTGAAATAGGAATCAACGGCCCCATGCCTGCTATATCGAACGCCATTTATAACGCCGTCGGAGTGCGCATAAGAAAATCGCCCTTTACCCCCGAGACGGTGCTTGCGGCCATCGAGGCGAAGAAATAA
- a CDS encoding xanthine dehydrogenase gives MNEIFEKIAELKKQREAFALATVVRAEGSVPGKVGAKMVVRPSAETSGTVGGGAVEKKITAECVKLLSENKNALLKYDLGIDLGMKCGGSVEVFVESFASDSQARIVICGGGHIAQKLGPMAHLAGLSYVVVDDRPQFASEALFPSANAVVAAPFEDAFLKIKIDAETYVAIVTYKHLHDEVCLKKALETPARYIGMIGSKKKIIEIFKNLGIKNDPRVFAPVGLDLGDGSPEEIAVSILAEILKVKSGGSGSNKRIAV, from the coding sequence ATGAACGAGATATTCGAGAAAATCGCGGAATTAAAAAAACAGCGCGAGGCCTTCGCCCTTGCGACGGTGGTGCGCGCCGAGGGGTCGGTGCCGGGCAAGGTCGGCGCCAAGATGGTAGTCAGACCGTCGGCAGAGACGTCGGGCACCGTCGGCGGCGGAGCCGTCGAGAAGAAAATAACGGCGGAATGCGTCAAATTGCTGTCTGAAAACAAAAACGCTCTTCTAAAATATGACCTCGGCATCGACCTCGGGATGAAGTGCGGCGGCTCGGTGGAAGTATTCGTGGAGAGTTTCGCGAGCGACTCTCAGGCAAGAATCGTGATATGCGGCGGAGGCCATATAGCCCAAAAACTCGGGCCGATGGCTCATCTGGCGGGGCTCTCGTATGTGGTCGTCGACGACAGGCCGCAATTCGCTTCCGAGGCGCTGTTTCCGTCGGCGAACGCGGTGGTGGCGGCGCCTTTCGAGGATGCTTTCTTAAAAATAAAAATCGACGCCGAAACGTATGTGGCCATTGTGACTTACAAGCATCTGCACGATGAAGTATGCCTTAAAAAAGCTCTTGAAACCCCCGCGCGCTATATCGGCATGATAGGCAGCAAAAAGAAAATCATCGAAATTTTCAAAAACCTGGGAATCAAAAACGACCCGAGAGTATTCGCGCCGGTGGGGCTTGATTTGGGCGACGGCTCGCCCGAGGAAATAGCGGTGAGCATACTCGCCGAAATTTTGAAGGTTAAATCCGGCGGAAGCGGGTCGAATAAGCGTATAGCCGTTTAA
- a CDS encoding (2Fe-2S)-binding protein, with protein MKINFRLNGKAVSADCDPRNTLLEIIREDLRHTGTKEGCGKGECGACTVLFDGKPVTACIIPAAQAAGHDITTIEGLSGKNSKLHPIQQAFVEVGAVQCGFCIPGMVLSAKALLDENPRPDEAAIREALSGNLCRCTGYIKIFDAVKKAAAVMLPARRNKK; from the coding sequence ATGAAAATAAACTTCAGGTTGAACGGAAAAGCGGTATCCGCAGATTGCGATCCGCGCAATACCCTTCTTGAAATTATAAGAGAGGATTTGCGGCATACCGGCACCAAAGAGGGTTGCGGCAAGGGAGAATGCGGCGCGTGCACCGTTCTTTTCGACGGCAAACCGGTTACGGCCTGCATAATCCCCGCGGCGCAGGCGGCCGGACACGATATTACCACGATAGAGGGATTGTCCGGCAAAAACTCAAAACTTCATCCGATTCAACAGGCGTTCGTAGAAGTTGGCGCGGTGCAGTGCGGATTCTGCATCCCCGGTATGGTTCTTTCGGCGAAAGCTCTCCTCGACGAAAACCCCCGCCCCGACGAGGCCGCGATCCGCGAGGCGCTGTCGGGAAATCTTTGCCGGTGCACCGGATACATAAAGATTTTCGACGCCGTTAAAAAAGCCGCGGCGGTAATGCTGCCTGCTCGACGCAATAAAAAATGA
- a CDS encoding xanthine dehydrogenase, giving the protein MDSIGKSFIRKDAADKVTGRAKYVDDYSRADMLWGATVRSTETHARVLSIDIREALKIKGVAGIYTHKDIPGKNIVPLVLPDYPFLAEDTVKFRGQAVALVAADSRETARKAAKLVKVKYSPLAAVYDPLKAIEKNAPKIFGDDNIFRKFVVQKGDADAAFAECDVVVEGTYTTNYQVHTYLETQGMMAAPTDTGMVVHGTMQCPFYVLNAVADIIGYPHNKVRIIQTTTGGGFGGKEDVPSIVAGHAAMLAYITGRPVKVIYDREEDFVSMSKRHPGYAEVKYGASRDGKILAAKIRYILDGGAFSTLSPIVLWRGTIHAAGPYDIADVSVETFAVATNKVPCGAYRGFGQPQINFANEVLVDELAAKLSMDPAELRLKNALKPESLTITNQKIGPSCGLVETIEKAAAEIKWKEKISSGGTPPPESKNDAYASKNIRRGVGMASTVYGVCLGAAGKFLAKAGAHVQIQPDGSVTVAVGNTDMGQGARTVLSQIAAEGLGAPYALVDVIEPDTSRVPDSGPTVASRTTVMSGNAILNACKAIRSRMDPLIREMAGANANAAVHTADGFFVVGGGSDHGATGKKISYADAIKKCHAERVNLTYDGWWTEEGTTFDPMTGLGDAYIVYTFSTTAVEIELDTATGEVKILKIVGAHDIGKAVNPMLAEGQIQGGALQGAGYALMENLVVQNGVMLNPNFSGYTIPTSVDAPAEIVPVIVEKEFHDGPYGAKGLGEPPLISVAPAVANAIYNAAGIRIRCIPALPEKILDALKKKKKK; this is encoded by the coding sequence GTGGACAGCATAGGCAAATCATTTATACGCAAGGACGCCGCGGACAAAGTCACCGGTCGCGCAAAATACGTGGATGATTATTCCAGAGCCGATATGCTCTGGGGCGCCACGGTAAGATCGACGGAAACCCACGCCCGCGTTCTCTCGATAGACATCCGCGAAGCGCTGAAAATCAAGGGCGTCGCCGGCATTTACACCCACAAAGACATCCCCGGCAAAAATATTGTTCCGCTGGTTCTGCCCGATTATCCCTTTCTTGCCGAAGACACAGTGAAATTCCGCGGACAGGCCGTCGCGCTTGTGGCGGCCGATTCAAGAGAAACCGCGCGCAAAGCGGCGAAACTCGTTAAGGTAAAATACAGCCCCCTGGCCGCAGTTTACGACCCCCTGAAAGCCATAGAAAAAAATGCGCCTAAAATCTTCGGCGACGACAACATTTTCAGGAAATTCGTGGTGCAAAAAGGCGACGCCGACGCGGCATTCGCCGAATGCGACGTCGTCGTGGAAGGCACTTACACCACCAATTATCAGGTACACACTTATCTTGAAACGCAAGGTATGATGGCCGCGCCGACCGATACCGGAATGGTCGTGCACGGCACGATGCAATGTCCGTTTTACGTCTTAAACGCCGTAGCGGATATTATAGGATATCCCCATAACAAGGTTCGCATAATACAGACAACCACAGGCGGAGGTTTCGGAGGAAAAGAGGACGTTCCGTCCATAGTGGCCGGGCACGCCGCTATGCTCGCCTACATAACCGGCCGGCCCGTCAAAGTAATTTACGACCGCGAAGAAGATTTTGTTTCGATGTCGAAGCGTCACCCGGGTTACGCCGAAGTGAAATACGGCGCTTCGCGCGACGGCAAAATCCTTGCCGCCAAAATCCGCTATATCCTCGACGGCGGAGCGTTTTCGACGTTGAGTCCCATAGTGTTGTGGCGCGGGACTATCCACGCGGCAGGGCCTTACGACATAGCCGACGTAAGCGTGGAGACCTTTGCGGTGGCCACGAACAAAGTTCCCTGCGGAGCGTACCGCGGATTCGGGCAGCCGCAGATAAACTTCGCCAATGAAGTCCTTGTCGACGAACTTGCCGCGAAACTTTCCATGGACCCCGCGGAACTCCGTCTCAAAAATGCTCTCAAGCCGGAATCTCTGACGATAACCAACCAGAAAATCGGCCCGTCGTGCGGCCTCGTCGAAACGATAGAAAAAGCGGCCGCCGAAATAAAGTGGAAAGAGAAAATATCATCCGGCGGCACGCCTCCGCCCGAATCAAAAAACGACGCATACGCATCAAAAAACATACGGCGGGGCGTAGGAATGGCCTCGACGGTCTACGGCGTCTGCCTGGGCGCGGCGGGAAAATTTCTGGCCAAAGCCGGCGCGCACGTGCAAATTCAGCCCGACGGCTCCGTAACGGTGGCCGTGGGCAATACCGATATGGGTCAGGGCGCCCGCACGGTGCTTTCGCAAATTGCCGCCGAAGGACTGGGCGCTCCGTACGCGCTCGTCGACGTAATCGAGCCCGACACTTCCCGGGTGCCTGATTCCGGCCCCACGGTGGCATCCCGCACGACGGTAATGTCCGGGAACGCCATCTTAAACGCCTGCAAGGCCATCCGCTCGCGCATGGATCCGCTCATAAGAGAAATGGCCGGAGCGAACGCCAACGCGGCGGTTCATACGGCCGACGGATTTTTTGTCGTCGGCGGCGGCAGCGACCACGGCGCCACCGGAAAGAAAATATCCTACGCCGACGCCATAAAAAAATGCCACGCGGAACGCGTCAACCTTACCTACGACGGATGGTGGACGGAAGAAGGCACAACTTTCGACCCGATGACGGGTTTGGGCGACGCCTATATCGTCTATACATTTTCCACGACCGCTGTCGAAATAGAGTTAGACACAGCCACGGGCGAAGTCAAAATATTAAAGATTGTCGGAGCGCACGATATAGGCAAGGCCGTAAACCCTATGCTGGCCGAAGGACAAATTCAGGGCGGCGCGCTGCAGGGCGCGGGTTACGCCCTGATGGAAAATCTCGTCGTCCAAAACGGCGTAATGCTCAATCCCAATTTCAGCGGATACACCATACCCACGTCGGTCGACGCGCCGGCGGAAATAGTTCCCGTTATCGTCGAAAAAGAATTTCACGACGGACCCTACGGCGCCAAAGGCCTGGGCGAACCTCCTCTTATATCCGTGGCTCCCGCCGTGGCCAACGCAATTTATAACGCCGCCGGCATAAGAATCAGGTGTATCCCCGCGCTGCCGGAAAAAATACTCGACGCGCTCAAAAAGAAGAAAAAGAAATGA
- the dprA gene encoding DNA-protecting protein DprA, with the protein MNSIRDNKERIGTLALIMTGGLGRAGRTALIGRYGSAGGVLSAPKGELSGGFGLSAASLEALVGGKSFESAAKEFEAALILGVKILFPFDDGWPPALKDSGIAPEVLYVKGEFHPSDFFSVAIVGSRRATAYGLEAAGFIASELGKMGVATVSGLARGIDARAHRASLDAGARTIAVLGNGLATCYPSEHRRLAEEIADGRGSVVSEFPLDTPPDRYTFPRRNRIIAALSLATVVAEAGDKSGALITARFAADEGKEVFAVPGPIFSKTSAGVHSLIKSGAKLVHGVSDIVDEIAYLAGWAGAVSPSRDAQAAGGGVSAAGASAVPLEPEEKRILDELKKVSSGVSIDSLENATGIQAGELSGLLVGLEIKGVIRALPGKHYAAASAV; encoded by the coding sequence GTGAATTCCATTCGGGACAATAAAGAAAGAATCGGAACTCTCGCCCTTATTATGACCGGCGGTCTCGGCCGCGCCGGTCGGACGGCGCTTATCGGGCGCTACGGTTCCGCCGGGGGCGTTCTGAGCGCGCCTAAAGGGGAATTGTCCGGAGGATTCGGTCTGTCCGCCGCTTCGCTCGAGGCGCTCGTCGGCGGGAAATCTTTTGAGTCGGCCGCAAAAGAATTTGAAGCGGCCCTGATACTGGGCGTAAAAATTTTGTTTCCGTTTGACGACGGCTGGCCGCCCGCTCTTAAGGACTCAGGCATTGCTCCCGAGGTTCTTTACGTTAAGGGCGAATTCCATCCGTCCGATTTTTTCTCGGTGGCAATTGTGGGCAGTCGAAGAGCCACGGCGTACGGCTTGGAAGCCGCCGGATTCATCGCTTCGGAGTTGGGGAAAATGGGTGTAGCCACCGTAAGCGGTCTGGCCCGAGGAATTGACGCCCGCGCTCACCGCGCGTCGCTCGATGCCGGAGCGCGGACGATAGCGGTTCTGGGCAACGGTCTGGCGACGTGCTATCCGTCCGAACACCGCCGCCTCGCCGAAGAAATCGCCGACGGACGCGGGTCCGTGGTCAGTGAATTCCCGCTCGATACGCCGCCCGACAGGTATACTTTTCCCAGAAGAAACCGCATCATCGCGGCGTTGTCTCTTGCCACGGTGGTCGCCGAGGCCGGCGATAAATCGGGAGCGCTGATAACCGCGCGTTTCGCGGCCGACGAAGGTAAGGAAGTGTTTGCCGTGCCGGGGCCCATTTTTTCAAAGACGTCGGCCGGAGTTCATTCGCTGATAAAATCCGGCGCCAAGCTTGTGCACGGCGTTTCGGACATAGTGGATGAAATCGCATATCTGGCCGGATGGGCCGGGGCCGTTTCGCCTTCGCGGGATGCGCAGGCGGCCGGCGGGGGCGTTTCCGCGGCGGGCGCATCGGCTGTGCCGCTTGAGCCCGAAGAAAAAAGAATTTTGGACGAACTCAAAAAAGTGTCGTCCGGAGTATCCATAGATTCGCTTGAAAACGCGACCGGCATACAAGCCGGCGAACTCTCCGGTCTGCTGGTCGGACTTGAAATCAAAGGAGTCATACGCGCCCTGCCCGGCAAGCATTATGCCGCCGCCTCGGCGGTCTGA
- a CDS encoding type I DNA topoisomerase, giving the protein MAKNVLIVESPTKEKTIKKYLPKDFIVASSYGHVRDLPAKTLGVKIDADFRPEYVWLPKAKKNVAHLKKLVAKAAAVYLATDFDREGEAIAWHIADGLNIPEDRIKRITFHEITKEAILGALKKPRAIDAALVDAQAARRILDRLVGYKLSPLLWKKIAGGLSAGRVQSVALRLIVEREAEIAAFKSSDYWTIKAALKSSDSSAAGKTFEANLTKIDGEKIEKETTYKLFAGPYKIKTTVLNDESVLDGHIAKIAASPFVVSAVDKKRQERRAAPPYATSTLQQDASRRLSFYAKKTMSVAQSLYEGVDIGGETVGLITYMRTDSLNVASVARAEAREYITKNFGEKYMPASPNIYKTKSKGAQEAHEAIRPTSIKRSPEVVGKYLSREQNLLYSLVWKRFAASQMSPAAFDVASADLRAGAYEFRAVGRTMLFDGWMKVYDNSDENYSELPPLAQGDNCALVSPPSAEKHSATPPPRYNEASLIKTLEEYGIGRPSTYASIIYTIMQRRYVELQDRRFTPTETGTLVTEFLKKHFADIVDLAFTASAEEGLDEIAEGKKPWKDLIRNFWGKFADQIKQADVTVLTDEKCPECSAPLAERASRYGRFLACSAFPKCRYIKRVKPAPKAPPVPTGENCPECGAPMVERTGRYGKFAACSAFPKCRHIKKENKPFGKFRRFKRKGSSDKNSASEPAASE; this is encoded by the coding sequence ATGGCTAAAAACGTTCTCATAGTAGAGTCGCCCACCAAAGAAAAGACCATCAAAAAATATCTGCCCAAGGACTTCATAGTGGCAAGTTCCTACGGGCACGTCCGCGATTTGCCCGCAAAGACGCTGGGTGTCAAAATCGACGCGGATTTCCGTCCCGAATACGTTTGGCTGCCCAAGGCCAAGAAGAATGTGGCTCATCTTAAAAAACTCGTGGCGAAGGCAGCCGCGGTTTATCTGGCAACCGACTTTGACCGCGAGGGCGAGGCCATAGCGTGGCACATAGCCGACGGTCTTAATATCCCCGAAGACAGGATAAAACGCATAACCTTTCACGAGATAACGAAAGAGGCCATTCTCGGCGCGCTGAAAAAACCCCGGGCCATCGACGCCGCGCTGGTCGACGCGCAGGCGGCCAGACGCATACTCGACCGGCTCGTGGGTTACAAACTTTCGCCGCTGCTCTGGAAGAAAATCGCCGGAGGTCTCTCGGCAGGCAGGGTGCAATCGGTTGCGCTTCGGCTTATCGTCGAGCGCGAGGCCGAAATCGCGGCGTTTAAGTCGTCGGACTACTGGACTATAAAAGCCGCGCTCAAATCGTCGGATTCGTCGGCCGCGGGCAAAACTTTCGAAGCCAATCTGACAAAAATCGACGGCGAAAAAATCGAAAAAGAGACAACCTACAAGCTTTTCGCGGGACCTTACAAAATAAAAACTACCGTCTTAAACGACGAATCGGTTCTGGACGGGCACATAGCAAAAATCGCCGCTTCGCCTTTTGTCGTTTCGGCGGTGGATAAAAAAAGGCAGGAGCGCCGTGCCGCGCCGCCTTATGCCACGAGCACGCTTCAGCAGGACGCTTCGCGGCGGCTTAGTTTTTACGCCAAAAAAACGATGTCCGTCGCGCAGTCGCTCTACGAAGGCGTGGACATCGGCGGCGAGACGGTCGGCCTTATAACTTACATGAGAACGGACTCGCTGAACGTGGCCTCCGTCGCCCGCGCCGAAGCCCGCGAATACATAACGAAAAACTTCGGCGAGAAATACATGCCGGCTTCCCCGAATATTTATAAAACAAAATCCAAGGGCGCGCAGGAAGCGCACGAAGCCATCCGTCCCACGTCGATAAAACGCTCGCCCGAAGTCGTGGGCAAGTATCTTTCAAGAGAGCAAAATCTGCTGTATTCTTTGGTATGGAAAAGATTCGCCGCTTCGCAGATGAGTCCCGCCGCCTTCGATGTGGCGTCGGCGGATTTGCGCGCCGGCGCTTACGAGTTCAGAGCCGTTGGCCGGACCATGCTTTTCGACGGCTGGATGAAGGTTTACGATAATTCCGATGAAAATTATTCCGAGCTGCCGCCTCTCGCTCAGGGGGACAACTGCGCTCTCGTTTCTCCTCCGTCGGCCGAGAAACACTCGGCGACCCCTCCTCCCAGATATAACGAGGCCTCTCTCATAAAAACGCTGGAAGAGTACGGAATCGGACGTCCTTCCACGTACGCGTCGATTATATACACGATAATGCAGCGCAGATACGTGGAATTGCAGGACCGCCGCTTCACGCCGACGGAAACCGGCACGCTGGTGACGGAATTCCTCAAAAAACATTTTGCCGACATAGTCGACCTGGCTTTTACGGCGAGCGCCGAGGAAGGTCTCGACGAAATAGCCGAAGGCAAAAAGCCATGGAAAGATCTGATAAGAAATTTCTGGGGCAAGTTTGCCGATCAGATAAAGCAAGCCGACGTCACGGTTCTCACCGACGAGAAATGTCCGGAATGCTCCGCCCCGCTTGCGGAGCGCGCCAGCCGTTACGGAAGATTTCTGGCCTGCTCGGCCTTTCCCAAGTGTCGTTACATAAAAAGAGTAAAGCCCGCGCCGAAGGCCCCGCCCGTTCCCACGGGCGAAAACTGCCCCGAATGCGGCGCGCCTATGGTCGAGCGAACCGGACGTTACGGGAAGTTCGCGGCTTGCTCCGCTTTTCCGAAATGCCGCCATATAAAGAAAGAAAATAAACCCTTCGGCAAATTCCGGCGCTTCAAGCGCAAGGGCTCTTCCGACAAGAATTCCGCTTCCGAACCCGCCGCTTCCGAGTAA
- a CDS encoding tyrosine recombinase XerD codes for MLDVQLERFLLYLKGGRAYSGNTVDAYRRDLGDFVKFAAGAGASSPSDLDKYRLRKYLLALGTRGYERASVVRKVASLRSFLKYLSVQKFIPAKLLLHVVSPKKQTKIPPVLSEAEVASAIDVPCAETLADLRMKAILESLYSGGLRISELTELNVPDADMLGGMIKVLGKGSKERYVPLGDAAATALKKYLDARSRVPGLPENPALFVNLRGGRITPRGIRKLLVLWLARAGVKGKATPHTFRHSFATHMLDRGCDLRSIQEMLGHANLATTQHYTHMSVARLKKVYEKAHPRR; via the coding sequence ATGCTCGACGTCCAGCTTGAAAGATTTCTGTTGTATCTGAAGGGCGGGCGGGCATACTCCGGCAATACCGTCGACGCTTATCGGCGGGACTTGGGCGATTTTGTGAAGTTTGCCGCCGGCGCGGGCGCCTCTTCGCCGTCGGATCTGGATAAATACCGTCTCAGAAAATATCTTCTGGCCCTCGGCACTCGCGGCTATGAGCGCGCCAGCGTGGTAAGAAAGGTCGCGTCGCTCAGATCGTTCCTCAAATATCTGTCCGTTCAAAAATTTATTCCGGCCAAGTTGCTTCTGCACGTTGTCTCTCCCAAAAAACAGACCAAAATACCGCCCGTGCTTTCGGAGGCCGAAGTCGCCTCGGCAATCGACGTCCCGTGCGCGGAAACCTTAGCCGATTTAAGGATGAAGGCAATTTTGGAATCGCTTTATTCCGGAGGGCTGAGAATAAGCGAACTTACGGAACTCAATGTTCCCGACGCGGATATGTTGGGCGGTATGATCAAAGTTCTGGGCAAGGGCTCCAAGGAAAGGTATGTTCCTTTGGGCGATGCCGCCGCGACCGCGCTGAAAAAATATCTGGATGCCAGAAGTCGTGTCCCCGGCCTGCCGGAAAATCCGGCTTTGTTCGTGAATCTCAGAGGGGGGAGAATAACTCCCAGAGGTATCCGCAAACTTTTGGTTTTGTGGCTCGCGCGCGCGGGCGTCAAAGGCAAGGCCACTCCGCACACTTTCAGACATTCTTTCGCCACACATATGCTCGACAGGGGCTGCGATTTAAGAAGCATTCAGGAAATGCTCGGCCACGCCAATCTTGCCACGACGCAGCATTACACGCATATGAGCGTGGCGCGTCTTAAAAAAGTTTACGAAAAAGCGCATCCCCGCCGGTAA